From the Maniola jurtina chromosome Z, ilManJurt1.1, whole genome shotgun sequence genome, one window contains:
- the LOC123880668 gene encoding T-cell acute lymphocytic leukemia protein 1 homolog, with amino-acid sequence MSGTRTQVADSSTSPPLSENRRLDYSGLKFAYADGSDDEGPAMTPDLPSCVYAAARTRLQLPLAAYVHQHSRQLHADAILESSVEPDYQCGGSPYRVQRAAANVRERRRMLSSINSAFDELRVHVPTFPYEKRLSKIDTLRLAIAYIALLREVLDADYDPLTYVEKCLRGEIKADRAHWNTSDLTARLSWINWENLGVNPQRRSVLASLALSSDNLQYPHN; translated from the exons atgTCAGGAACTAGGACTCAGGTTGCGGACTCGTCAACCTCACCACCTTTGAG TGAAAACCGTCGATTGGACTATTCGGGTTTGAAATTCGCATATGCCGACGGGTCAGATGATGAGGGCCCGGCTATGACCCCGGATCTGCCATCATGCGTGTATGCGGCGGCTCGTACTAGACTCCAGCTGCCTCTTGCAGCATATGTTCACCAGCACTCCAGGCAATTGCATGCAG atgcTATTTTGGAGTCTTCCGTGGAGCCTGACTACCAGTGCGGTGGTTCGCCGTACCGCGTACAACGGGCGGCTGCCAACGTTCGCGAGCGGCGACGGATGCTGAG CAGTATAAACTCGGCGTTCGACGAATTGCGTGTGCATGTGCCGACTTTCCCCTATGAGAAACGGCTAAGCAAGATCGATACTTTACGGCTCGCGATCGCATACATTGCGCTTCTAAGAGAG GTGTTGGATGCTGATTATGATCCCCTTACATACGTTGAGAAGTGTCTTCGGGGTGAAATCAAGGCCGATAGAGCTCATTGGAACACAAGTG ATTTGACAGCCCGACTTTCTTGGATCAACTGGGAAAATCTTGGCGTGAACCCGCAGAGAAGGAGCGTCCTAGCATCACTCGCACTCAGTTCCGACAATCTACAGTATCCTCATAATTAA